A region of Nostoc sp. 'Peltigera membranacea cyanobiont' N6 DNA encodes the following proteins:
- a CDS encoding LuxR C-terminal-related transcriptional regulator, whose translation MVNSLHAIFHAIANVQNEQELRLALTDKIGEHFGVQNWGIYFLDEQPTSEIDVQGIPAVCLESNPVGRYVVERHAPAHEQLLLSPKDWKHFCSRSDHEHVMTGPIVCDGRLVGTLNLARDKGNPAFNGNDLADLSALCIHLSAKMATLRTKPKISHSLLVSPLTARELQIAELVGQGLTNAEIGEKLWITQNSVKQALKRMFRKLKVSARAEMVAKLQDIQVS comes from the coding sequence ATGGTTAATTCTCTCCACGCCATATTTCATGCGATCGCCAATGTCCAAAATGAGCAAGAATTAAGGCTAGCTCTCACGGATAAAATTGGTGAGCATTTTGGCGTGCAAAATTGGGGCATTTATTTCCTAGATGAGCAACCAACATCTGAAATCGATGTTCAAGGTATTCCAGCAGTATGCTTAGAAAGCAATCCAGTCGGGCGCTACGTGGTTGAGCGTCATGCTCCCGCCCATGAGCAGTTGTTATTATCACCAAAAGACTGGAAGCATTTTTGTTCGCGTTCCGATCACGAACACGTAATGACTGGGCCAATTGTTTGCGATGGTCGCCTTGTCGGAACGCTTAACTTAGCTCGTGATAAGGGAAATCCTGCTTTTAATGGCAACGATTTAGCCGATTTGAGTGCCTTATGCATTCATTTGTCAGCAAAAATGGCAACTCTGCGGACAAAACCAAAAATATCCCATTCCCTTTTAGTAAGTCCTCTAACAGCGCGGGAGTTACAAATTGCCGAGTTAGTCGGACAGGGGTTAACAAACGCAGAAATTGGGGAAAAACTTTGGATTACGCAAAATTCCGTCAAACAAGCTTTGAAGAGGATGTTTCGTAAGTTGAAGGTTTCGGCGCGTGCAGAAATGGTGGCAAAGCTCCAAGATATACAAGTTTCTTGA
- a CDS encoding DUF3386 domain-containing protein: MTVTQLSAQELFRAAYENRYTWDKNFPGYTANITYKHEDKVFTGKVIISANLKAEVLDVDDESAKQAIHGQAWEIAIHRIRRSFEDTHSANTFSYGKTDETGAVELLMGGKAEGDKYKVRNNEVCHVHRLIHGTFVTIDTFSSHDTGEGYLSHTYDSVYHDPKTGEQKGGRSEFIDEYEKIGDYFILNRREIRTETAGQVSTQEFVFSDIKLLEPVAA; this comes from the coding sequence ATGACAGTTACACAACTCTCTGCTCAGGAACTTTTCCGGGCTGCTTATGAGAACCGCTATACTTGGGACAAGAATTTCCCAGGCTATACTGCAAATATTACCTATAAGCATGAGGATAAAGTTTTTACAGGCAAAGTTATCATCAGCGCTAATCTCAAAGCCGAAGTTTTGGATGTAGATGACGAGTCGGCCAAACAGGCAATTCATGGTCAAGCATGGGAGATAGCAATTCACCGTATCCGCCGCAGCTTTGAAGACACCCACAGCGCCAATACATTTAGCTATGGTAAAACTGACGAAACTGGTGCAGTTGAGCTTTTAATGGGTGGTAAGGCTGAGGGCGATAAATATAAAGTTCGCAATAATGAAGTATGCCATGTTCACCGTCTAATCCACGGTACTTTTGTGACAATTGACACCTTCAGCAGTCATGACACTGGAGAAGGCTACCTGTCCCATACTTATGACTCTGTGTATCATGACCCCAAAACTGGGGAACAAAAAGGCGGTAGAAGCGAATTTATCGATGAATATGAGAAAATTGGTGACTATTTCATCCTAAATCGTCGGGAGATTCGCACCGAGACAGCAGGACAAGTATCTACTCAAGAATTTGTCTTCTCTGACATCAAATTGTTGGAACCTGTTGCTGCTTAA
- the ebsA gene encoding type IV pilus biogenesis protein EbsA: MSIEQLQPATQQQASVYLPYVQGTKRNFLPYAISLYQKGVLEGHRKIEASEHIPFVASWNVATLPSDLTRCRIQFDGNADLSYELMMASFEFINFLIEVMENYKRHRLTDFSQPFYRKLLRIDD, encoded by the coding sequence ATGTCTATTGAGCAACTCCAGCCTGCTACTCAACAACAAGCCAGTGTTTACTTACCTTACGTTCAGGGCACTAAGCGCAATTTCTTACCCTATGCCATCAGTCTTTATCAAAAAGGGGTTTTGGAGGGACACCGAAAGATAGAGGCTAGTGAACATATACCCTTCGTAGCCTCCTGGAATGTTGCCACTTTACCCTCAGACTTAACCCGTTGCCGAATTCAGTTTGATGGCAATGCCGATCTGAGTTACGAACTAATGATGGCTAGTTTCGAGTTTATTAATTTTTTAATTGAAGTTATGGAAAACTATAAACGCCATCGCTTGACCGATTTTTCACAACCGTTTTACCGCAAGTTACTGCGTATAGACGATTAA
- a CDS encoding PEP-CTERM sorting domain-containing protein produces the protein MKVSSSGTKLGCAFVSSSCLAAAIIGFSGASASAAQFITIESTGTLSGTIELPRNNPNFNNSITRIDTDDTGTYYRNLGTNNNPNYVPAYQSDYLQVETRSDGSLHYFVDFKGIPFVSFDGVLTSPVLSGGQLTPYKYQGQLAGTKFQGVVQDEFNFIKALYTGTVTDPDTGKQYQGTFEVAGYGVRYSDVYDGLRLRNGSLTPTVFDFQSDIPGSPTVTSLTITNATLANLRIKVPIDETSIPEPASILGTFLVAGFGMILKRKKDICPKKILGD, from the coding sequence ATGAAAGTAAGTTCATCAGGGACTAAGCTAGGTTGTGCATTTGTTAGCAGCAGTTGTTTAGCAGCAGCAATCATCGGTTTTAGTGGAGCAAGTGCTTCGGCTGCTCAATTCATCACAATTGAAAGCACTGGTACATTATCAGGAACAATCGAACTTCCTAGAAATAATCCCAATTTCAACAACAGTATTACTCGTATTGATACGGATGACACTGGAACTTATTACCGGAACTTAGGTACTAATAATAATCCTAATTATGTTCCTGCATACCAGTCAGATTATTTACAGGTAGAAACACGCTCTGATGGAAGTCTGCATTACTTTGTTGACTTTAAAGGTATTCCCTTTGTCTCCTTTGATGGTGTTCTGACATCGCCGGTTCTCTCTGGTGGTCAGTTGACTCCCTATAAATACCAAGGACAATTGGCAGGAACCAAATTTCAAGGAGTAGTTCAGGATGAATTTAATTTCATAAAAGCCTTATACACTGGTACTGTTACCGATCCAGACACCGGAAAGCAGTATCAGGGGACTTTTGAAGTGGCTGGATATGGGGTGCGATATAGCGATGTCTACGACGGGCTACGCCTACGCAATGGTAGCTTAACTCCCACAGTCTTTGATTTCCAGTCTGATATCCCAGGTTCGCCAACTGTAACATCCTTGACCATCACTAACGCTACTCTGGCGAATTTAAGAATCAAAGTACCTATTGATGAAACTTCTATTCCAGAACCCGCTAGCATTCTCGGAACCTTTCTGGTAGCTGGTTTTGGTATGATTTTGAAACGAAAAAAAGACATCTGCCCTAAGAAAATATTGGGCGATTAG